One genomic segment of Drosophila melanogaster chromosome 3R includes these proteins:
- the Trm7-32 gene encoding tRNA methyltransferase 7-32, which translates to MGKTSKDKRDIYYRQAKDEGWRARSAFKLLHVDEAYGILNGVQRAVDLCAAPGSWSQVLSRKLYDTCETDDEKSAVKIIAVDLQAMAPIRGILQLQGDITKQSTAEAIIGHFGGNEKAQLVVCDGAPDVTGVHEMDEYMQHQLLVAALSIATCVLETGGTFVAKIFKGNATSLLSSQMQIFFKKFDIYKPPSSRPSSIEAFVVCSDFCLPEGYIPQVINPARDDIRLLAQKTGSEVNRRLVPFIACGDLNGLSDPEEGKTSSSDESKSNLEYVYDAVMDDASYPLEFKEILKQVYDEQRHII; encoded by the exons atggGGAAAACATCAAAGGACAAACGAGATATCTATTACCGACAAGCCAAAGACGAAGGCTGGAGGGCCAGGAGTGCCTTCAAGTTGCTCCACGTGGACGAAGCCTACGGAATTCTAAATG GTGTTCAGCGGGCAGTCGATCTGTGTGCTGCTCCTGGCAGCTGGTCCCAGGTGCTCTCTCGGAAACTCTACGATACCTGCGAAACGGACGATGAAAAGTCCGCTGTTAAGATCATAGCCGTTGATCTGCAGGCCATGGCCCCGATCCGTGGAATACTCCAGCTCCAGGGAGATATCACAAAGCAGTCGACCGCCGAAGCAATCATCGGTCACTTTGgtggaaatgaaaaagccCAGCTGGTGGTCTGCGATGGAGCCCCCGATGTCACCGGGGTCCATGAAATGGACGAGTACATGCAGCACCAGTTACTTGTGGCTGCTCTCAGCATTGCCACCTGTGTGCTGGAAACTGGCGGAACTTTTGTGGCCAAGATTTTTAAGGGAAATGCCACATCGCTATTGAGCTCCCAGATGCagatatttttcaaaaaattcgACATCTACAAGCCACCGAGTTCGCGTCCTTCGAGCATTGAAGCTTTTGTGGTTTGCTCCGATTTTTGCCTTCCCGAGGGCTACATTCCTCAAGTGATTAACCCTGCTCGCGATGATATACGGCTACTGGCACAGAAAACAGGGTCGGAAGTAAACCGTCGTCTAGTTCCTTTTATAGCCTGTGGAGACTTAAATGGGTTGAGTGATCCCGAAGAGGGCAAGACTTCCTCCTCAGATGAATCCAAATCA AATTTAGAGTATGTTTACGATGCTGTTATGGACGACGCATCTTATCCCCTGGAATTTAAAGAGATTCTAAAGCAAGTCTATGATGAACAACGCCATATtatctaa
- the CG18213 gene encoding uncharacterized protein, isoform B: MHRIPLYMGSEPRPEASEYITMSEAMCPRNLIECELFLKILRKTTDKVFLDFSEVAEGCLNISKKCMNMKSPTVLKMTLQSLDEIICRAPSASPTCVDAIMARSVLYIKNNQNTTACNDLLYYESLDPALKTAEGTIISQILHCICLFVNREYEASKDKLSVVKGLIEDGTLADRSEVSPFLALIEQHEERINQARINVEFCKKVQTENFVPFKGFKLTRKIPFASQACDYSEKSIEKSGGVFASCDVPKGEIVLVENPVYFQFSAPFLNCELCGVHQQQLYTCDNCRYRSYCSKSCMKSDAEVHQYECYGYKIGLIPMLEANMLFRLFCEAGEYILPAIVDYAMDGGILSNPRDAWTFILEHAQEEEKTYNLVGELLATAPDYNLLTREKYTEIVTTAFRLSVFIYNDTRLAEKYFYLLALVKTDLITVMAAILLRLGGHVLLNSQRDNLCYRQREGIDAMNENNDEFENCGILPMPTDRISANVFSYYGVNAITDFVDCYNNVHDSLAEIEPEYPEKFSNDSPIFRFADRLHSICMQKYEIEAVEDLVSADTLPEQEINEILQIFNTSQRCQLLTNIAKYFQQFVYQYFHKIENTVQLKSTLCVTLKAFKQNCGTKNIKAIFLPNGKVVGVTAKKVHKGEELVICPDFARYRDQSRILDLARRGDFNFSTSIENEYENLEKMPSPEFVRHNKAFIAAIKKNLSAWIESRLDVNLQLNLTILYGTYNSFLALHCEEKDETRFLGVLKFSMFLALNGFLQHSTDNIVHFVELTETDDIHFKNIEIYRQSLCVIRCIIEQYINIMVNCPEVDSEYPKMVLVSSSFILKRLQIHAEALIDNEEASSLYMEYCTHHYKWKTVFNSFLTMPPDLKNFLVKSKK, translated from the exons ATGCACCGAATACCATTGTATATGGGGTCGGAGCCTCGCCCCGAGGCCTCTGAATATATCACGATGTCCGAGGCCATGTGTCCACGTAACCTGAT AGAATGCGAGCTGTTCTTGAAGATTCTGCGCAAAACAACCGACAAAGTTTTTCTCGATTTTTCTGAAGTTGCTGAAGGTTGCCTTAACATTTCCAAGAAGTGTATGAATATGAAAAGTCCTACAGTGTTGAAGATG ACTTTGCAGAGTCTGGACGAAATTATATGCCGCGCACCCAGCGCCTCCCCTACATGCGTGGATGCGATTATGGCCAGAAGTGTGCTCTACATAAAAAATAACCAGAATACG ACCGCATGCAATGATTTACTATATTACGAGTCTTTGGATCCAGCTCTCAAGACAGCGGAGGGAACGATAATCTCGCAGATACTTCACTGTATATGCCTTTTTGTGAATCGGGAGTATGAAGCATCGAAAGATAAACTTTCAGTTGTAAAAGGCCTCATTG AAGATGGGACACTAGCCGATCGAAGTG AAGTTAGTCCTTTTCTAGCTCTTATAGAGCAACATGAAGAGAGAATCAACCAAGCTAGAATAAATGTTGAGTTTTGCAAGAAAGTTCAAACCGAGAACTTTGTGCCTTTTAAGGGTTTTAAGCTTACTCGGAAAATTCCGTTTGCCAGCCAAGCTTGTGATTATTC CGAAAAATCCATTGAGAAATCTGGCGGAGTTTTCGCTTCATGCGATGTGCCTAAAGGAGAAATTGTTCTTGTGGAGAATCCTGTGTACTTTCAGTTTAGTGCTCCATTTCTGAACTGCGAGTTGTGTGGAGTGCATCAGCAACAGCTATACACCTGTGATAACTGTCGTTATAGATCCTATTGCTCAAAATCGTGTATGAAATCAGATGCAGAAGTCCACCAGTACGAGTGCTATGGATATAAAATTGGACTCATCCCAATGCTTGAGGCTAACATGCTGTTTCGGTTGTTTTGCGAAGCAGGGGAATATATTCTTCCGGCTATAGTAGATTATGCGATGGATGGCGG AATATTAAGCAATCCCCGAGATGCTTGGACCTTTATACTGGAGCATGCCCAGGAAGAGGAGAAAACTTATAATCTTGTTGGAGAACTCCTTGCTACGGCGCCAGATTATAACCTGCTGACAAGGGAAAAGTATACAGAAATCGTAACCACGGCATTTCGTTTGTcggtttttatttacaatgaCACGCGCCTCGcagagaaatatttttatttgctggcTCTTGTGAAAACAGACTTAATTACTGTAATGGCAGCTATACTTTTACGTTTGGGTGGCCACGTTCTATTAAATTCCCAGCGAGATAACTTATGCTACAGACAACGTGAAGGTATTGATGCcatgaatgaaaataatgatGAATTCGAAAATTGTGGTATTCTTCCGATGCCAACTGATCGTATAAGCGCAAATGTATTCAGTTACTATGGAGTTAATGCGATTACAGATTTCGTAGACTGTTATAACAACGTTCACGATAGTCTAGCAGAGATCGAACCTGAGTATCCAGAGAAGTTCTCAAATGATAGTCCGATATTTCGTTTTGCTGATAGGCTACATTCTATTTGCatgcaaaaatatgaaattgaaGCTGTTGAAGATCTCGTAAGTGCAGATACTTTGCCCGAACaagaaataaacgaaattCTTCAAATTTTTAACACATCACAACGTTGCCAGCTGTTGACGAATATTGCTAAATATTTTcagcaatttgtttatcaatattttcacaaaatagaaaatacCGTCCAACTAAAATCTACGCTTTGTGTTacattaaaagcttttaagcAGAATTGTGGGacgaaaaatattaaagccaT ATTTTTACCAAATGGAAAAGTCGTTGGTGTGACAGCTAAAAAAGTCCATAAAGGCGAGGAATTAGTGATATGCCCTGATTTTGCTAGGTATCGTGATCAAAGTAGAATATTGGATTTAGCACGACGCggagattttaatttttcgacAAGTATTGAAAACGAATATGAAAAT CTTGAAAAAATGCCATCACCAGAATTTGTGCGACACAATAAAGCCTTCATCGCCGCTATTAAGAAGAATCTTTCAGCTTGGATAGAGTCTCGACTAG ATGTAAATCTGCAACTTAATTTGACCATCTTATACGGTACGTACAATAGTTTTCTCGCCTTGCATTGCGAAGAAAAGGACGAGACACGTTTTCTGGGAGTACTTAAGTTTTCGATGTTTTTAGCATTGAATG GCTTTCTACAACATTCTACCGATAATATTGTGCACTTCGTTGAGTTAACCGAAACGGATgatattcattttaaaaatattgaaatatatcGTCAAAGCCTTTGTGTAATCAGATGCATTATAGaacaatatattaatatcAT GGTGAATTGTCCAGAAGTCGACTCGGAGTATCCCAAAATGGTTCTTGTCAGCTCttcctttattttaaaaagacTTCAGATTCACGCGGAAGCTTTAATTGATAATGAAGAGGCTTCATCTTTATACATGGAATATTGTACGCATCATTATAAATGGAAGACAGTctttaattcatttttgacGATGCCACCAGAccttaaaaactttttggtAAAATCAAAGAAGTGA
- the CG18213 gene encoding uncharacterized protein, isoform D, whose translation MHRIPLYMGSEPRPEASEYITMSEAMCPRNLIECELFLKILRKTTDKVFLDFSEVAEGCLNISKKCMNMKSPTVLKMSLDEIICRAPSASPTCVDAIMARSVLYIKNNQNTTACNDLLYYESLDPALKTAEGTIISQILHCICLFVNREYEASKDKLSVVKGLIEDGTLADRSEVSPFLALIEQHEERINQARINVEFCKKVQTENFVPFKGFKLTRKIPFASQACDYSEKSIEKSGGVFASCDVPKGEIVLVENPVYFQFSAPFLNCELCGVHQQQLYTCDNCRYRSYCSKSCMKSDAEVHQYECYGYKIGLIPMLEANMLFRLFCEAGEYILPAIVDYAMDGGILSNPRDAWTFILEHAQEEEKTYNLVGELLATAPDYNLLTREKYTEIVTTAFRLSVFIYNDTRLAEKYFYLLALVKTDLITVMAAILLRLGGHVLLNSQRDNLCYRQREGIDAMNENNDEFENCGILPMPTDRISANVFSYYGVNAITDFVDCYNNVHDSLAEIEPEYPEKFSNDSPIFRFADRLHSICMQKYEIEAVEDLVSADTLPEQEINEILQIFNTSQRCQLLTNIAKYFQQFVYQYFHKIENTVQLKSTLCVTLKAFKQNCGTKNIKAIFLPNGKVVGVTAKKVHKGEELVICPDFARYRDQSRILDLARRGDFNFSTSIENEYENLEKMPSPEFVRHNKAFIAAIKKNLSAWIESRLDVNLQLNLTILYGTYNSFLALHCEEKDETRFLGVLKFSMFLALNGFLQHSTDNIVHFVELTETDDIHFKNIEIYRQSLCVIRCIIEQYINIMVNCPEVDSEYPKMVLVSSSFILKRLQIHAEALIDNEEASSLYMEYCTHHYKWKTVFNSFLTMPPDLKNFLVKSKK comes from the exons ATGCACCGAATACCATTGTATATGGGGTCGGAGCCTCGCCCCGAGGCCTCTGAATATATCACGATGTCCGAGGCCATGTGTCCACGTAACCTGAT AGAATGCGAGCTGTTCTTGAAGATTCTGCGCAAAACAACCGACAAAGTTTTTCTCGATTTTTCTGAAGTTGCTGAAGGTTGCCTTAACATTTCCAAGAAGTGTATGAATATGAAAAGTCCTACAGTGTTGAAGATG AGTCTGGACGAAATTATATGCCGCGCACCCAGCGCCTCCCCTACATGCGTGGATGCGATTATGGCCAGAAGTGTGCTCTACATAAAAAATAACCAGAATACG ACCGCATGCAATGATTTACTATATTACGAGTCTTTGGATCCAGCTCTCAAGACAGCGGAGGGAACGATAATCTCGCAGATACTTCACTGTATATGCCTTTTTGTGAATCGGGAGTATGAAGCATCGAAAGATAAACTTTCAGTTGTAAAAGGCCTCATTG AAGATGGGACACTAGCCGATCGAAGTG AAGTTAGTCCTTTTCTAGCTCTTATAGAGCAACATGAAGAGAGAATCAACCAAGCTAGAATAAATGTTGAGTTTTGCAAGAAAGTTCAAACCGAGAACTTTGTGCCTTTTAAGGGTTTTAAGCTTACTCGGAAAATTCCGTTTGCCAGCCAAGCTTGTGATTATTC CGAAAAATCCATTGAGAAATCTGGCGGAGTTTTCGCTTCATGCGATGTGCCTAAAGGAGAAATTGTTCTTGTGGAGAATCCTGTGTACTTTCAGTTTAGTGCTCCATTTCTGAACTGCGAGTTGTGTGGAGTGCATCAGCAACAGCTATACACCTGTGATAACTGTCGTTATAGATCCTATTGCTCAAAATCGTGTATGAAATCAGATGCAGAAGTCCACCAGTACGAGTGCTATGGATATAAAATTGGACTCATCCCAATGCTTGAGGCTAACATGCTGTTTCGGTTGTTTTGCGAAGCAGGGGAATATATTCTTCCGGCTATAGTAGATTATGCGATGGATGGCGG AATATTAAGCAATCCCCGAGATGCTTGGACCTTTATACTGGAGCATGCCCAGGAAGAGGAGAAAACTTATAATCTTGTTGGAGAACTCCTTGCTACGGCGCCAGATTATAACCTGCTGACAAGGGAAAAGTATACAGAAATCGTAACCACGGCATTTCGTTTGTcggtttttatttacaatgaCACGCGCCTCGcagagaaatatttttatttgctggcTCTTGTGAAAACAGACTTAATTACTGTAATGGCAGCTATACTTTTACGTTTGGGTGGCCACGTTCTATTAAATTCCCAGCGAGATAACTTATGCTACAGACAACGTGAAGGTATTGATGCcatgaatgaaaataatgatGAATTCGAAAATTGTGGTATTCTTCCGATGCCAACTGATCGTATAAGCGCAAATGTATTCAGTTACTATGGAGTTAATGCGATTACAGATTTCGTAGACTGTTATAACAACGTTCACGATAGTCTAGCAGAGATCGAACCTGAGTATCCAGAGAAGTTCTCAAATGATAGTCCGATATTTCGTTTTGCTGATAGGCTACATTCTATTTGCatgcaaaaatatgaaattgaaGCTGTTGAAGATCTCGTAAGTGCAGATACTTTGCCCGAACaagaaataaacgaaattCTTCAAATTTTTAACACATCACAACGTTGCCAGCTGTTGACGAATATTGCTAAATATTTTcagcaatttgtttatcaatattttcacaaaatagaaaatacCGTCCAACTAAAATCTACGCTTTGTGTTacattaaaagcttttaagcAGAATTGTGGGacgaaaaatattaaagccaT ATTTTTACCAAATGGAAAAGTCGTTGGTGTGACAGCTAAAAAAGTCCATAAAGGCGAGGAATTAGTGATATGCCCTGATTTTGCTAGGTATCGTGATCAAAGTAGAATATTGGATTTAGCACGACGCggagattttaatttttcgacAAGTATTGAAAACGAATATGAAAAT CTTGAAAAAATGCCATCACCAGAATTTGTGCGACACAATAAAGCCTTCATCGCCGCTATTAAGAAGAATCTTTCAGCTTGGATAGAGTCTCGACTAG ATGTAAATCTGCAACTTAATTTGACCATCTTATACGGTACGTACAATAGTTTTCTCGCCTTGCATTGCGAAGAAAAGGACGAGACACGTTTTCTGGGAGTACTTAAGTTTTCGATGTTTTTAGCATTGAATG GCTTTCTACAACATTCTACCGATAATATTGTGCACTTCGTTGAGTTAACCGAAACGGATgatattcattttaaaaatattgaaatatatcGTCAAAGCCTTTGTGTAATCAGATGCATTATAGaacaatatattaatatcAT GGTGAATTGTCCAGAAGTCGACTCGGAGTATCCCAAAATGGTTCTTGTCAGCTCttcctttattttaaaaagacTTCAGATTCACGCGGAAGCTTTAATTGATAATGAAGAGGCTTCATCTTTATACATGGAATATTGTACGCATCATTATAAATGGAAGACAGTctttaattcatttttgacGATGCCACCAGAccttaaaaactttttggtAAAATCAAAGAAGTGA
- the CG18213 gene encoding uncharacterized protein, isoform C, which yields MHRIPLYMGSEPRPEASEYITMSEAMCPRNLIECELFLKILRKTTDKVFLDFSEVAEGCLNISKKCMNMKSPTVLKMTLQSLDEIICRAPSASPTCVDAIMARSVLYIKNNQNTTACNDLLYYESLDPALKTAEGTIISQILHCICLFVNREYEASKDKLSVVKGLIDGTLADRSEVSPFLALIEQHEERINQARINVEFCKKVQTENFVPFKGFKLTRKIPFASQACDYSEKSIEKSGGVFASCDVPKGEIVLVENPVYFQFSAPFLNCELCGVHQQQLYTCDNCRYRSYCSKSCMKSDAEVHQYECYGYKIGLIPMLEANMLFRLFCEAGEYILPAIVDYAMDGGILSNPRDAWTFILEHAQEEEKTYNLVGELLATAPDYNLLTREKYTEIVTTAFRLSVFIYNDTRLAEKYFYLLALVKTDLITVMAAILLRLGGHVLLNSQRDNLCYRQREGIDAMNENNDEFENCGILPMPTDRISANVFSYYGVNAITDFVDCYNNVHDSLAEIEPEYPEKFSNDSPIFRFADRLHSICMQKYEIEAVEDLVSADTLPEQEINEILQIFNTSQRCQLLTNIAKYFQQFVYQYFHKIENTVQLKSTLCVTLKAFKQNCGTKNIKAIFLPNGKVVGVTAKKVHKGEELVICPDFARYRDQSRILDLARRGDFNFSTSIENEYENLEKMPSPEFVRHNKAFIAAIKKNLSAWIESRLDVNLQLNLTILYGTYNSFLALHCEEKDETRFLGVLKFSMFLALNGFLQHSTDNIVHFVELTETDDIHFKNIEIYRQSLCVIRCIIEQYINIMVNCPEVDSEYPKMVLVSSSFILKRLQIHAEALIDNEEASSLYMEYCTHHYKWKTVFNSFLTMPPDLKNFLVKSKK from the exons ATGCACCGAATACCATTGTATATGGGGTCGGAGCCTCGCCCCGAGGCCTCTGAATATATCACGATGTCCGAGGCCATGTGTCCACGTAACCTGAT AGAATGCGAGCTGTTCTTGAAGATTCTGCGCAAAACAACCGACAAAGTTTTTCTCGATTTTTCTGAAGTTGCTGAAGGTTGCCTTAACATTTCCAAGAAGTGTATGAATATGAAAAGTCCTACAGTGTTGAAGATG ACTTTGCAGAGTCTGGACGAAATTATATGCCGCGCACCCAGCGCCTCCCCTACATGCGTGGATGCGATTATGGCCAGAAGTGTGCTCTACATAAAAAATAACCAGAATACG ACCGCATGCAATGATTTACTATATTACGAGTCTTTGGATCCAGCTCTCAAGACAGCGGAGGGAACGATAATCTCGCAGATACTTCACTGTATATGCCTTTTTGTGAATCGGGAGTATGAAGCATCGAAAGATAAACTTTCAGTTGTAAAAGGCCTCATTG ATGGGACACTAGCCGATCGAAGTG AAGTTAGTCCTTTTCTAGCTCTTATAGAGCAACATGAAGAGAGAATCAACCAAGCTAGAATAAATGTTGAGTTTTGCAAGAAAGTTCAAACCGAGAACTTTGTGCCTTTTAAGGGTTTTAAGCTTACTCGGAAAATTCCGTTTGCCAGCCAAGCTTGTGATTATTC CGAAAAATCCATTGAGAAATCTGGCGGAGTTTTCGCTTCATGCGATGTGCCTAAAGGAGAAATTGTTCTTGTGGAGAATCCTGTGTACTTTCAGTTTAGTGCTCCATTTCTGAACTGCGAGTTGTGTGGAGTGCATCAGCAACAGCTATACACCTGTGATAACTGTCGTTATAGATCCTATTGCTCAAAATCGTGTATGAAATCAGATGCAGAAGTCCACCAGTACGAGTGCTATGGATATAAAATTGGACTCATCCCAATGCTTGAGGCTAACATGCTGTTTCGGTTGTTTTGCGAAGCAGGGGAATATATTCTTCCGGCTATAGTAGATTATGCGATGGATGGCGG AATATTAAGCAATCCCCGAGATGCTTGGACCTTTATACTGGAGCATGCCCAGGAAGAGGAGAAAACTTATAATCTTGTTGGAGAACTCCTTGCTACGGCGCCAGATTATAACCTGCTGACAAGGGAAAAGTATACAGAAATCGTAACCACGGCATTTCGTTTGTcggtttttatttacaatgaCACGCGCCTCGcagagaaatatttttatttgctggcTCTTGTGAAAACAGACTTAATTACTGTAATGGCAGCTATACTTTTACGTTTGGGTGGCCACGTTCTATTAAATTCCCAGCGAGATAACTTATGCTACAGACAACGTGAAGGTATTGATGCcatgaatgaaaataatgatGAATTCGAAAATTGTGGTATTCTTCCGATGCCAACTGATCGTATAAGCGCAAATGTATTCAGTTACTATGGAGTTAATGCGATTACAGATTTCGTAGACTGTTATAACAACGTTCACGATAGTCTAGCAGAGATCGAACCTGAGTATCCAGAGAAGTTCTCAAATGATAGTCCGATATTTCGTTTTGCTGATAGGCTACATTCTATTTGCatgcaaaaatatgaaattgaaGCTGTTGAAGATCTCGTAAGTGCAGATACTTTGCCCGAACaagaaataaacgaaattCTTCAAATTTTTAACACATCACAACGTTGCCAGCTGTTGACGAATATTGCTAAATATTTTcagcaatttgtttatcaatattttcacaaaatagaaaatacCGTCCAACTAAAATCTACGCTTTGTGTTacattaaaagcttttaagcAGAATTGTGGGacgaaaaatattaaagccaT ATTTTTACCAAATGGAAAAGTCGTTGGTGTGACAGCTAAAAAAGTCCATAAAGGCGAGGAATTAGTGATATGCCCTGATTTTGCTAGGTATCGTGATCAAAGTAGAATATTGGATTTAGCACGACGCggagattttaatttttcgacAAGTATTGAAAACGAATATGAAAAT CTTGAAAAAATGCCATCACCAGAATTTGTGCGACACAATAAAGCCTTCATCGCCGCTATTAAGAAGAATCTTTCAGCTTGGATAGAGTCTCGACTAG ATGTAAATCTGCAACTTAATTTGACCATCTTATACGGTACGTACAATAGTTTTCTCGCCTTGCATTGCGAAGAAAAGGACGAGACACGTTTTCTGGGAGTACTTAAGTTTTCGATGTTTTTAGCATTGAATG GCTTTCTACAACATTCTACCGATAATATTGTGCACTTCGTTGAGTTAACCGAAACGGATgatattcattttaaaaatattgaaatatatcGTCAAAGCCTTTGTGTAATCAGATGCATTATAGaacaatatattaatatcAT GGTGAATTGTCCAGAAGTCGACTCGGAGTATCCCAAAATGGTTCTTGTCAGCTCttcctttattttaaaaagacTTCAGATTCACGCGGAAGCTTTAATTGATAATGAAGAGGCTTCATCTTTATACATGGAATATTGTACGCATCATTATAAATGGAAGACAGTctttaattcatttttgacGATGCCACCAGAccttaaaaactttttggtAAAATCAAAGAAGTGA
- the bdwf gene encoding bedwarfed — translation MKRKTSEIWCFFRAVDDTFAVCNICKAKLSYKTTTTNLSKHMNRMHPTSGLNRNSKYKFQPQTTIAIDRNKAKPRNSTQELILLEFVKKHPRLLQNPTWETRGNLESLWEELSSELNSHGPPRKDIATWRRALKDWKRFILRKVEKNEMQNMPFGTSLTSSEETIATLCRLNEDVSQIIMKVSDDEMHENSTTEFDVDEVEDVVPEEDGGALQTSAEYVYEPEENKTDIDPLYLQSNKRAALASSRLAEEETTLLDKISNNLEMVHDTANSVQLALNEFFVLYKQKLYEDKRHHLAIEQLMAEKIELKKKLLEIEQKKLSLK, via the exons ATGAAGCGGAAAACGAGCGAGATCTGGTGCTTTTTCCGGGCGGTGGACGACACGTTTGCGGTGTGTAATATCTGCAAGGCGAAGCTCTCTTACAAGACGACCACCACGAATCTAAGCAAGCACATGAACAGGATGCACCCCACATCGGGACTCAACCGGAACTCCAAGTACAAATTCCAGCCGCAGACCACCATCGCCATCGACCGGAACAAAGCCAAGCCGCGCAACTCAACGCAAGAGCTGATATTGTTAGAATTCGTGAAGAAACATCCGCGTCTGCTTCAGAATCCGACGTGGGAAACACGGGGCAATCTGGAGTCGCTGTGGGAGGAACTGTCATCCGAACTTAATAGCCACGGTCCGCCGCGAAAAGATATAGCCACCTGGAGAAGG GCCTTAAAGGACTGGAAGAGGTTTATCCTGAGAAAGGTGGAAAAGAATGAGATGCAGAACATGCCTTTTGGCACCAGTCTTACTTCGTCGGAGGAAACAATAGCCACACTGTGTAGATTAAACGAGGATGTAAGTCAGATTATTATGAAGGTCTCCGACGATGAAATGCATGAGAATTCCACCACGGAATTTGATGTGGACGAAGTAGAGGATGTGGTCCCGGAAGAAGATGGTGGCGCCCTTCAGACTTCCGCCGAGTACGTTTACGAACCGGAGGAGAACAAAACGGACATTGACCCGCTTTACCTGCAATCTAACAAACGGGCCGCATTGGCCAGCAGTCGACTGGCGGAGGAGGAGACCACACTGCTTGACAAGATTAGCAATAACCTAGAAATGGTGCACGATACCGCCAACAGCGTTCAACTTGCACTCAATGAATTTTTTGTCCTGTACAAGCAGAAGCTGTACGAGGACAAGCGACATCACTTGGCAATTGAACAGTTAATGGCTGAGAAAATAGAACTGAAAAAGAAACTATTGGAAATCGAGCAAAAAAAGCTGTCGCTCAAATAA